In one window of Musa acuminata AAA Group cultivar baxijiao chromosome BXJ3-2, Cavendish_Baxijiao_AAA, whole genome shotgun sequence DNA:
- the LOC135631405 gene encoding uncharacterized protein LOC135631405 isoform X1 — protein sequence MNDCSHPPAFLRVIALEAPGEPVSHSCHGRTPKGESLMCLLHVCTFLGFLLLLVHLISFLLTKLFTFLLEGAATSGDQRSSQLITEAEIKPTTDVCYSDDEELPASIFGREKGLFFFYNESIFNDTLLGEEEQDSSDQEHLSKVDESLVTESPHSSPLEDQSNPGLENDDSPVSDVIRTSTSPTPMICGSVEDEDCVGDAFHNNEKEEEEEQNEESSKKQKLLIVAQTHPGSKKFQLEEHTSGGSLTSESTSKSSMEWRSSTNIRDSETEECPFSSSSRRSSSNWETYTWFRKYDEDMTFFDRISAQKLTETESFRSMKYQPKSVSRRIVHKFTTHKKKKGNRDPYQELESAYVAQICLAWEALNWNYNHFRQWSAKGSNSERASCTAWMAQQFQQFQVLLQRFIENEPYERGRRPQVFARTRISSPKLLLVPEFRDSKADEGKEEMISSTEFSAILEDAIRTFMNFLKADKENPCQILKAFIKRKSSSVDPNLRRLLKRANKKKKMRLKDLLKSRRCLKKKRLKGEEEMEILMGLIDMKIVSRTLRMHEISHEQLHWCEEKMTKVRVCDGKIQRDSSPLFFPVQ from the exons ATGAATGACTGCAGTCATCCCCCAGCCTTTCTCCGAGTGATTGCCCTGGAAGCTCCCGGGGAACCCGTTTCTCACTCTTGCCATGGCCGAACCCCCAAAGGGGAATCCCTGATGTGTCTCCTCCATGTCTGCACCTTcctcggcttcctcctcctcctcgtccaccTCATTTCCTTCCTCCTCACCAAGCTTTTCACGTTTCTTCTTGAAGGAGCAGCCACTTCCGGAGACCAAAG GAGTTCTCAGCTCATCACTGAAGCTGAGATCAAGCCCACAACCGATGTGTGCTACTCCGATGATGAGGAGTTACCTGCCAGCATCTTCGGCAGGGAAAAAGGATTGTTCTTTTTCTACAACGAAAGCATCTTCAACGATACCCTTCTTGGCGAAGAAGAACAGGATTCTTCAGATCAGGAACACCTTTCGAAAGTTGATGAAAGCCTCGTCACAGAATCACCGCACAGTTCCCCTTTAGAAGATCAATCGAATCCTGGACTTGAGAATGATGATTCTCCGGTGAGCGATGTCATAAGAACATCAACTTCTCCAACTCCAATGATATGTGGGTCTGTCGAAG ATGAAGATTGTGTTGGAGATGCCTTTCACAATAatgaaaaggaagaggaggaggagcagaatGAGGAGTCGTCAAAGAAACAGAAACTCCTCATCGTCGCGCAAACACATCCTGGGAGCAAAAAGTTTCAGCTGGAAGAACACACATCTGGTGGTTCTCTCACAAGTGAGTCGACATCGAAGAGCTCGATGGAGTGGAGAAGCTCCACAAACATCAGGGATTCGGAGACAGAAGaatgccccttctcctcttcatcACGCAGGAGCTCTTCCAACTGGGAAACATACACCTGGTTCCGAAAATACGATGAGGACATGACGTTTTTCGACAGGATCAGTGCACAAAAACTCACAGAAACAG AATCATTTAGGTCAATGAAGTACCAACCGAAATCAGTCTCTCGAAGGATAGTTCACAAATTTACgacacacaagaagaagaagggaaataGGGATCCATATCAAGAACTGGAGAGTGCCTATGTGGCTCAGATCTGCCTCGCATGGGAAGCTCTTAACTGGAACTACAACCATTTCCGGCAATGGAGCGCCAAGGGATCAAACAGTGAACGCGCTTCTTGCACCGCATGGATGGCGCAGCAGTTCCAACAGTTTCAGGTCCTGTTGCAGCGGTTCATAGAAAACGAGCCTTACGAGCGTGGCCGGAGGCCCCAAGTCTTTGCTCGAACAAGGATTTCTTCTCCAAAATTGCTCCTAGTTCCTGAGTTCCGAG attcaaaagcagatgaaggcaAAGAAGAAATGATCTCATCTACCGAGTTCTCGGCGATTCTGGAGGATGCCATTCGAACCTTTATGAACTTCCTCAAGGCAGACAAAGAGAATCCTTGCCAAATTCTTAAAGCATTCATCAAGAGAAAATCCAGCTCGGTGGACCCAAATCTCCGTCGTCTGCTCAAAAGAGCTAATAAAAAG aagaagatgaggcTTAAGGATCTGTTGAAGTCAAGGAGATGTTTGAAAAAGAAGAGGCTAaagggagaggaagagatggagatACTGATGGGCTTAATAGACATGAAGATTGTGTCCAGAACTTTAAGGATGCATGAGATCAGCCACGAGCAATTGCACTGGTGTGAGGAGAAGATGACCAAAGTGAGAGTATGTGATGGGAAAATCCAAAGAGATTCCTCCCCGCTTTTCTTCCCTGTTCAATGA
- the LOC135631405 gene encoding uncharacterized protein LOC135631405 isoform X2, whose protein sequence is MNDCSHPPAFLRVIALEAPGEPVSHSCHGRTPKGESLMCLLHVCTFLGFLLLLVHLISFLLTKLFTFLLEGAATSGDQRSSQLITEAEIKPTTDVCYSDDEELPASIFGREKGLFFFYNESIFNDTLLGEEEQDSSDQEHLSKVDESLVTESPHSSPLEDQSNPGLENDDSPVSDVIRTSTSPTPMICGSVEDEDCVGDAFHNNEKEEEEEQNEESSKKQKLLIVAQTHPGSKKFQLEEHTSGGSLTSESTSKSSMEWRSSTNIRDSETEECPFSSSSRRSSSNWETYTWFRKYDEDMTFFDRISAQKLTETESFRSMKYQPKSVSRRIVHKFTTHKKKKGNRDPYQELESAYVAQICLAWEALNWNYNHFRQWSAKGSNSERASCTAWMAQQFQQFQVLLQRFIENEPYERGRRPQVFARTRISSPKLLLVPEFRDEGKEEMISSTEFSAILEDAIRTFMNFLKADKENPCQILKAFIKRKSSSVDPNLRRLLKRANKKKKMRLKDLLKSRRCLKKKRLKGEEEMEILMGLIDMKIVSRTLRMHEISHEQLHWCEEKMTKVRVCDGKIQRDSSPLFFPVQ, encoded by the exons ATGAATGACTGCAGTCATCCCCCAGCCTTTCTCCGAGTGATTGCCCTGGAAGCTCCCGGGGAACCCGTTTCTCACTCTTGCCATGGCCGAACCCCCAAAGGGGAATCCCTGATGTGTCTCCTCCATGTCTGCACCTTcctcggcttcctcctcctcctcgtccaccTCATTTCCTTCCTCCTCACCAAGCTTTTCACGTTTCTTCTTGAAGGAGCAGCCACTTCCGGAGACCAAAG GAGTTCTCAGCTCATCACTGAAGCTGAGATCAAGCCCACAACCGATGTGTGCTACTCCGATGATGAGGAGTTACCTGCCAGCATCTTCGGCAGGGAAAAAGGATTGTTCTTTTTCTACAACGAAAGCATCTTCAACGATACCCTTCTTGGCGAAGAAGAACAGGATTCTTCAGATCAGGAACACCTTTCGAAAGTTGATGAAAGCCTCGTCACAGAATCACCGCACAGTTCCCCTTTAGAAGATCAATCGAATCCTGGACTTGAGAATGATGATTCTCCGGTGAGCGATGTCATAAGAACATCAACTTCTCCAACTCCAATGATATGTGGGTCTGTCGAAG ATGAAGATTGTGTTGGAGATGCCTTTCACAATAatgaaaaggaagaggaggaggagcagaatGAGGAGTCGTCAAAGAAACAGAAACTCCTCATCGTCGCGCAAACACATCCTGGGAGCAAAAAGTTTCAGCTGGAAGAACACACATCTGGTGGTTCTCTCACAAGTGAGTCGACATCGAAGAGCTCGATGGAGTGGAGAAGCTCCACAAACATCAGGGATTCGGAGACAGAAGaatgccccttctcctcttcatcACGCAGGAGCTCTTCCAACTGGGAAACATACACCTGGTTCCGAAAATACGATGAGGACATGACGTTTTTCGACAGGATCAGTGCACAAAAACTCACAGAAACAG AATCATTTAGGTCAATGAAGTACCAACCGAAATCAGTCTCTCGAAGGATAGTTCACAAATTTACgacacacaagaagaagaagggaaataGGGATCCATATCAAGAACTGGAGAGTGCCTATGTGGCTCAGATCTGCCTCGCATGGGAAGCTCTTAACTGGAACTACAACCATTTCCGGCAATGGAGCGCCAAGGGATCAAACAGTGAACGCGCTTCTTGCACCGCATGGATGGCGCAGCAGTTCCAACAGTTTCAGGTCCTGTTGCAGCGGTTCATAGAAAACGAGCCTTACGAGCGTGGCCGGAGGCCCCAAGTCTTTGCTCGAACAAGGATTTCTTCTCCAAAATTGCTCCTAGTTCCTGAGTTCCGAG atgaaggcaAAGAAGAAATGATCTCATCTACCGAGTTCTCGGCGATTCTGGAGGATGCCATTCGAACCTTTATGAACTTCCTCAAGGCAGACAAAGAGAATCCTTGCCAAATTCTTAAAGCATTCATCAAGAGAAAATCCAGCTCGGTGGACCCAAATCTCCGTCGTCTGCTCAAAAGAGCTAATAAAAAG aagaagatgaggcTTAAGGATCTGTTGAAGTCAAGGAGATGTTTGAAAAAGAAGAGGCTAaagggagaggaagagatggagatACTGATGGGCTTAATAGACATGAAGATTGTGTCCAGAACTTTAAGGATGCATGAGATCAGCCACGAGCAATTGCACTGGTGTGAGGAGAAGATGACCAAAGTGAGAGTATGTGATGGGAAAATCCAAAGAGATTCCTCCCCGCTTTTCTTCCCTGTTCAATGA
- the LOC135630791 gene encoding ribulose bisphosphate carboxylase small subunit, chloroplastic-like, whose amino-acid sequence MVSSMMVSSAATFTRASPAQSSMVAPFTGLKSASAFPVTRKPNADLSHLPSNGGRVQCMKVWPIEGLKKFETLSYLPTLKDEALLKQIEYLLRSKWIPCLEFCPKGFVWRENHRSPGYYDGRYWTMWKLPMFGCTDAVQVAKEVEECKKEYPHAFIRIIGFDNNRQVQCISFIAYKPTGY is encoded by the exons ATGGTTTCCTCCATGATGGTCTCCTCGGCTGCCACCTTCACCCGGGCTTCCCCGGCTCAATCCAGCATGGTGGCGCCGTTCACCGGCCTCAAGTCCGCCTCCGCCTTCCCTGTCACCAGGAAGCCCAACGCCGACCTCTCCCACCTCCCCAGCAATGGCGGCCGAGTTCAGTGCATGAAG GTGTGGCCGATCGAGGGCTTGAAGAAGTTTGAGACCCTGTCCTACCTTCCGACACTGAAGGACGAGGCGTTGCTGAAGCAGATCGAGTACCTTCTCCGCTCCAAATGGATTCCCTGCTTGGAGTTCTGCCCC AAAGGGTTCGTGTGGCGCGAGAACCACCGGTCGCCGGGGTACTACGACGGGCGGTACTGGACCATGTGGAAGCTGCCCATGTTCGGGTGCACCGACGCTGTGCAGGTGGCGAAGGAGGTGGAGGAGTGCAAGAAGGAGTACCCCCACGCCTTCATCCGCATCATCGGCTTCGACAACAACCGCCAGGTGCAGTGCATCAGTTTCATCGCCTACAAGCCGACCGGCTACTAG
- the LOC103976657 gene encoding uncharacterized protein LOC103976657 — MNRCAMQQNPFAAYEEMRTTFAAAERKPPVFCPKPRRLSPPAVVADPIWPLRWHSSRQADFSDSNAVADLLDILLAKDGEEQNQEASSPPFFCGSPPDRAANPVVHDARFGEDRPPLAPFAPVQPAQSVTPMSPKHAKFGLLPAAVRVEGFDCLDRGCSSIAAVA; from the exons ATGAACCGCTGCGCGATGCAACAGAACCCTTTCGCCGCCTACGAAGAGATGAGGACCACTTTCGCCGCCGCGGAAAGGAAGCCCCCTGTCTTCTGCCCGAAGCCCCGGCGGCTCAGCCCGCCCGCTGTCGTCGCCGATCCGATCTGGCCCCTCCGTTGGCACTCGAG TCGTCAAGCAGATTTCTCCGATTCGAACGCCGTGGCGGACCTTCTTGATATCTTGCTCGCAAAG GATGGTGAAGAACAGAACCAAGAGGCTTCTTCGCCGCCCTTCTTCTGCGGCTCGCCTCCAGACCGTGCGGCAAACCCGGTCGTCCATGACGCCCGTTTCGGCGAGGACCGTCCGCCGCTGGCGCCGTTCGCCCCTGTGCAACCGGCCCAGTCCGTCACGCCGATGTCCCCCAAGCACGCCAAGTTCGGGCTCCTGCCGGCGGCCGTGCGGGTCGAGGGTTTTGATTGCCTCGATCGCGGCTGCAGCAGCATCGCTGCTGTGGCCTGA
- the LOC103976656 gene encoding uncharacterized protein LOC103976656, producing the protein MSSPPPYLPPVEASADRKRRRDEMVEIEEEGESPEISSPEAKRLLLDILDDDADAGDQDLASVMKSLEEEIALPSPPPQPQLLPLAAVEQPDLGFLFEASDDELGLPPQADERCEAPEPEVAEESAGFGQIWGFDDGDLCGYEGFEFGIRPEERAEADDGVVFDGGLFDYADVVPCGPSDFADLSWRPETLPAV; encoded by the coding sequence ATGTCTTCTCCACCCCCATACCTTCCTCCTGTAGAGGCCTCCGCCGATCGGAAAAGACGCCGCGACGAGATGGTGGAGATAGAGGAGGAGGGGGAGTCGCCGGAGATCTCCTCGCCCGAGGCCAAGCGCCTCCTCCTCGACATCCTTGACGATGACGCCGATGCCGGAGACCAGGACCTCGCCTCCGTCATGAAGAGCCTCGAGGAGGAGATCGCCCTCCCCTCGCCGCCTCCGCAACCGCAGCTGCTCCCTCTGGCCGCGGTGGAGCAGCCCGACCTAGGGTTCCTCTTCGAGGCCTCCGACGACGAGCTCGGCCTGCCGCCGCAGGCCGACGAGCGCTGCGAGGCACCCGAGCCGGAGGTCGCCGAGGAGAGCGCCGGGTTTGGCCAGATCTGGGGGTTCGACGACGGCGACCTGTGCGGATACGAAGGGTTCGAGTTCGGGATCCGGCCGGAGGAGCGGGCGGAGGCTGACGACGGGGTGGTGTTCGACGGCGGGCTGTTTGATTACGCCGACGTGGTGCCCTGCGGGCCGTCCGATTTCGCGGATCTATCGTGGCGGCCGGAGACGCTCCCGGCCGTCTGA